One stretch of Rhodoferax lithotrophicus DNA includes these proteins:
- a CDS encoding ornithine cyclodeaminase encodes MNITHTLSQHTLFLSPQDIARIVGWQGMAATLRGLADTIEDDFVRWPCFDKSARLASHSQDGVIELMPIADTRHYSFKYVNGHPKNTAQGLSTVMAFGVLADVATGIPRLISEMTLTTALRTAATSAVAALALARPDSRVMALIGNGAQSEFQALAFHLLVGIEEIRLYDIDPQATAKLLHNLRHNPDAAQLRLTTCTSVAEAVRGADIVTTITADKTNATIISANMLEPGMHINGVGGDCPGKTEIHPDVLRGSKVFVEYEPQTRIEGDLQHLPADFPVTELWQVLAGNQVGRDHAAQVTMFDSVGFAMEDFSALRYMWAQARALGLVTPIDLIPQLADPKDLYGLIKPAQDLAFVQRNKAHRTTLAAEETLA; translated from the coding sequence ATGAACATTACCCACACGCTCTCACAACACACGCTGTTTCTGAGCCCGCAAGACATTGCCCGCATCGTGGGGTGGCAAGGCATGGCCGCCACCTTGCGCGGCCTGGCCGACACCATTGAAGACGACTTTGTGCGCTGGCCCTGTTTTGACAAATCGGCCCGGCTGGCCAGCCATTCTCAGGATGGTGTGATTGAGTTGATGCCGATTGCCGATACCCGCCACTACAGCTTCAAATATGTCAACGGCCACCCTAAAAACACGGCGCAGGGGCTGTCCACGGTGATGGCTTTTGGGGTGCTGGCCGATGTGGCCACGGGCATCCCGCGCCTGATCAGCGAGATGACCCTGACCACAGCCCTGCGCACGGCGGCCACCTCCGCCGTGGCCGCCCTGGCCCTGGCCCGGCCGGACAGCCGGGTGATGGCCTTGATTGGCAACGGCGCACAAAGTGAGTTTCAGGCGCTGGCGTTTCACCTTCTGGTGGGCATTGAAGAAATTCGTCTGTACGACATTGACCCGCAAGCCACCGCCAAGTTGCTGCACAACCTGCGCCACAACCCGGATGCCGCCCAACTCCGCCTGACAACCTGTACCAGTGTGGCCGAGGCGGTGCGTGGGGCCGACATTGTGACCACCATCACTGCCGACAAAACCAATGCCACCATCATCAGCGCCAACATGCTGGAGCCCGGCATGCACATCAACGGTGTGGGCGGAGACTGCCCTGGCAAGACCGAAATCCACCCCGATGTGCTACGTGGCTCCAAAGTGTTTGTGGAGTACGAGCCCCAAACCCGCATCGAAGGTGATTTGCAGCACTTACCTGCGGATTTTCCGGTGACCGAGTTGTGGCAGGTGCTGGCGGGCAACCAGGTCGGACGCGATCATGCCGCACAAGTCACGATGTTTGACTCCGTGGGGTTTGCCATGGAGGATTTTTCAGCGTTGCGTTACATGTGGGCCCAAGCTCGGGCACTCGGCCTGGTCACACCGATTGACCTGATTCCGCAGCTGGCTGACCCGAAA
- a CDS encoding Lrp/AsnC family transcriptional regulator encodes MDETDHQLLALLRQDARLSVATLAQKLKVSRGTVTNRIRRMEDSGTIVGYTVRLRPDVQHNQIIAWMSIAVDGNQTRAVIANLLGEPGVAALHDTNGRWDLLAELRAETLQELAKVLERIRLLKGISSTETSIHLETFRVA; translated from the coding sequence ATGGATGAAACAGACCACCAACTGCTGGCTTTGCTTCGGCAAGATGCCCGTTTGAGCGTGGCGACACTGGCGCAAAAACTCAAAGTATCACGTGGCACCGTCACCAACCGCATCCGCCGCATGGAAGACAGCGGCACCATCGTCGGCTACACCGTGCGCCTGCGCCCGGACGTGCAACACAACCAGATCATTGCCTGGATGAGCATTGCGGTGGATGGCAACCAGACCCGCGCCGTCATTGCCAATCTGCTGGGCGAGCCCGGCGTGGCCGCCCTGCATGACACCAATGGCCGCTGGGACTTGCTGGCCGAATTGCGCGCTGAAACCCTGCAAGAGCTGGCCAAGGTGCTGGAGCGCATCCGTTTGCTCAAAGGCATCAGCAGCACCGAAACCAGCATCCACCTGGAAACCTTTCGGGTGGCTTGA
- the holA gene encoding DNA polymerase III subunit delta — protein sequence MQLNPTQLNPHLVKGLKSLYTLHGDEPLLIQEALDAIRVAARSQGFTERSSFTVSGAHFDWSEVLAAGGSLSLFADKQILELRIPSGKPGKEGSTALQQLVEQSRGNDSTLTLVILPRLDRMTKSSAWFAALESGITLEVSPVERAALPQWIAQRLAAQGQRVKTGEEGQRSLQFFADRVEGNLLAAHQEIQKMALIHPAGELSFDQIESAVLNVARFDVFKLSEAVLAGQYERVQRMLDGLQAEGEAEVLVHYTLAEDIRALKRVKDAMRQGKPLPMALREQRVWGNKERLFERVLPRLSETALAQLLQSAHQVDGIVKGLKVADWPTNGWQALARLAMMLCNLCAVKPAPSR from the coding sequence ATGCAACTCAACCCCACCCAGCTCAACCCCCATCTGGTCAAAGGCCTGAAAAGCCTCTATACCCTGCATGGCGATGAGCCCTTGCTGATCCAGGAGGCGCTGGATGCCATTCGTGTGGCAGCACGTTCCCAAGGATTCACCGAGCGTAGCTCATTCACTGTATCGGGAGCCCACTTTGACTGGAGCGAAGTGCTGGCCGCTGGCGGCAGTTTGAGCCTGTTTGCCGACAAACAAATCCTGGAACTGCGTATACCCAGCGGCAAGCCCGGCAAAGAAGGCAGCACCGCTTTGCAGCAGTTGGTCGAGCAATCCCGCGGCAATGACAGCACGCTGACGCTGGTGATCTTGCCCCGCCTGGATCGCATGACCAAGTCCAGTGCCTGGTTTGCGGCGCTGGAAAGCGGCATCACACTGGAAGTCAGCCCAGTGGAGCGCGCAGCTTTACCGCAGTGGATTGCCCAGCGTTTGGCGGCGCAAGGCCAGCGCGTCAAAACGGGGGAAGAAGGCCAACGCAGCTTGCAGTTTTTTGCTGACCGTGTAGAAGGCAACCTGCTGGCCGCCCATCAGGAAATTCAAAAAATGGCCTTGATTCACCCCGCTGGCGAGCTCAGTTTCGATCAGATCGAAAGTGCAGTGCTCAATGTGGCCCGGTTTGATGTATTCAAACTCAGTGAAGCGGTGCTGGCCGGCCAGTATGAGCGGGTGCAACGTATGCTGGATGGCTTGCAGGCCGAGGGCGAGGCCGAGGTGCTGGTGCACTACACCCTGGCCGAAGACATTCGCGCCCTCAAGCGGGTCAAAGATGCCATGAGGCAAGGCAAGCCGCTGCCCATGGCGCTGCGTGAGCAACGCGTCTGGGGCAACAAGGAACGCTTGTTTGAGCGTGTGCTACCACGCCTGAGTGAAACCGCCTTGGCGCAACTGTTGCAGTCTGCGCACCAGGTGGACGGTATTGTCAAAGGTCTCAAGGTGGCAGATTGGCCCACCAATGGCTGGCAGGCCCTGGCACGGCTGGCGATGATGTTATGCAACCTGTGTGCCGTGAAACCAGCTCCCTCTAGATAA